From the Streptomyces nigrescens genome, one window contains:
- the atpA gene encoding F0F1 ATP synthase subunit alpha yields the protein MAELTIRPEEIRDALENFVQAYKPDAASREEVGTVSEAGDGIAKVEGLPSAMANELLKFEDGTLGLALNLEEREIGAVVLGEFSGIEEGQPVQRTGEVLSVAVGEGYLGRVVDPLGNPIDGLGEIESEDRRALELQAPGVMVRKSVHEPMETGYKAVDSMVPIGRGQRQLIIGDRQTGKTALAVDTIINQRDNWRTGDPKKQVRCIYVAIGQKGSTIASVRGALEEAGALEYTTIVAAPASDPAGFKYLAPYTGSAIGQHWMYQGKHVLIIFDDLSKQADAYRAVSLLLRRPPGREAYPGDVFYLHSRLLERCAKLSDEMGAGSMTGLPIVETKANDVSAFIPTNVISITDGQCFLESDLFNANQRPALNVGISVSRVGGSAQHKAMRQVSGRLRVDLAQYRELEAFAAFGSDLDAASKQQLERGKRMTELLKQPQYSPYATEDQVVSIWAGTNGKMDDVPVEDIRRFERELLDHLHREKKDLLTSIREGAKMSDDTIGAIAEAVEGFKRQFETSDGKLLGEDAPAGTSK from the coding sequence ATGGCGGAGCTCACGATCCGGCCGGAGGAGATCCGGGACGCGCTGGAGAACTTCGTCCAGGCGTACAAGCCGGACGCGGCCTCGCGCGAGGAGGTCGGCACGGTAAGCGAGGCCGGAGACGGCATCGCGAAGGTCGAGGGCCTTCCCTCGGCGATGGCGAACGAGCTGCTGAAGTTCGAGGACGGCACGCTCGGTCTTGCGCTGAACCTGGAAGAGCGCGAGATCGGTGCGGTGGTCCTCGGTGAGTTCAGCGGCATCGAGGAGGGCCAGCCGGTGCAGCGCACCGGTGAGGTGCTCTCGGTCGCCGTGGGCGAGGGCTACCTCGGCCGCGTCGTCGACCCGCTGGGCAACCCGATCGACGGCCTCGGCGAGATCGAGTCCGAGGACCGCCGCGCCCTGGAGCTGCAGGCCCCGGGCGTCATGGTCCGTAAGTCGGTCCACGAGCCCATGGAGACCGGCTACAAGGCCGTCGACTCCATGGTGCCGATCGGCCGTGGCCAGCGTCAGCTGATCATTGGTGACCGCCAGACCGGCAAGACCGCCCTGGCCGTCGACACGATCATCAACCAGCGCGACAACTGGCGCACCGGCGACCCGAAGAAGCAGGTCCGCTGCATCTACGTCGCCATCGGCCAGAAGGGCTCCACCATCGCGTCCGTGCGCGGTGCGCTGGAGGAGGCCGGCGCCCTGGAGTACACCACCATCGTCGCCGCCCCGGCGTCCGACCCGGCGGGCTTCAAGTACCTGGCGCCCTACACCGGCTCGGCCATCGGCCAGCACTGGATGTACCAGGGCAAGCACGTCCTGATCATCTTCGATGACCTTTCGAAGCAGGCCGACGCCTACCGCGCCGTGTCCCTGCTCCTGCGCCGTCCGCCGGGCCGTGAGGCCTACCCGGGCGACGTCTTCTACCTGCACTCGCGTCTGCTGGAGCGCTGCGCCAAGCTCTCCGACGAGATGGGCGCCGGCTCGATGACCGGCCTCCCGATCGTCGAGACCAAGGCGAACGACGTGTCGGCGTTCATTCCGACCAACGTCATCTCCATCACCGACGGCCAGTGCTTCCTGGAGTCGGACCTCTTCAACGCGAACCAGCGTCCCGCGCTGAACGTGGGTATCTCCGTCTCCCGTGTCGGTGGCTCGGCCCAGCACAAGGCCATGCGCCAGGTCTCCGGCCGTCTGCGTGTGGACCTCGCCCAGTACCGCGAGCTGGAGGCGTTCGCCGCCTTCGGTTCCGACCTGGACGCGGCCTCCAAGCAGCAGCTGGAGCGCGGTAAGCGGATGACCGAGCTGCTCAAGCAGCCTCAGTACTCGCCGTACGCGACCGAGGACCAGGTCGTCTCCATCTGGGCCGGCACCAACGGCAAGATGGACGACGTGCCGGTCGAGGACATCCGCCGCTTCGAGCGGGAGCTCCTCGACCACCTGCACCGGGAGAAGAAGGACCTCCTGACCAGCATCCGCGAGGGCGCCAAGATGTCCGACGACACCATCGGCGCGATCGCCGAGGCCGTCGAAGGCTTCAAGCGGCAGTTCGAGACCTCGGACGGCAAGCTGCTCGGCGAGGACGCCCCGGCCGGCACCAGCAAGTGA
- a CDS encoding F0F1 ATP synthase subunit delta produces MNGASREALASAREQFNALTDDTSVDAAKLAEELAAVTALLDREVSLRRVLTDPAQAAEARAELAGRLLGTQVGGPTVDLVSGMVRARWSRSRDLTDALEELAYSADLVAAQRTGQLDDVEDELFRFGRIVGSNSELRGALTDRNATVAAKTELLHALLGGRANPVTERIVIRLVAQPRGRSLEAGLDALSKLAASRRDRMVAVVTSAVPLSEGQRQRLGASLAQLYGRQVHLNLDVDPEVLGGVQVRIGDEVINGTIAERLDEAARRMAG; encoded by the coding sequence ATGAACGGAGCGAGCCGCGAGGCACTCGCCTCCGCACGCGAGCAGTTCAACGCGCTGACGGACGACACCTCCGTCGACGCCGCGAAGCTCGCCGAGGAGCTGGCTGCCGTCACCGCTCTGCTCGACCGCGAGGTGTCGCTGCGTCGGGTCCTGACCGACCCGGCGCAGGCCGCCGAGGCGCGTGCCGAACTGGCCGGACGACTGCTGGGCACCCAGGTGGGCGGCCCGACCGTCGACCTGGTGTCCGGCATGGTCCGCGCCCGCTGGTCGCGTTCGCGCGACCTGACGGACGCGCTCGAGGAGCTGGCCTACAGCGCCGACCTGGTCGCCGCGCAGCGGACCGGCCAGCTCGACGACGTCGAGGACGAGCTCTTCCGGTTCGGCCGGATCGTCGGCTCCAACAGCGAGCTGCGCGGTGCGCTGACCGACCGGAACGCGACGGTAGCGGCCAAGACGGAGCTGCTGCATGCGCTGCTGGGCGGCCGGGCCAACCCGGTCACCGAGCGCATCGTGATCCGTCTTGTCGCACAGCCGCGGGGCCGTAGCCTGGAAGCGGGGCTCGACGCCCTCTCCAAGCTGGCGGCGAGCCGCCGGGACCGGATGGTCGCGGTGGTCACCTCCGCGGTGCCCCTCAGCGAAGGGCAGCGGCAGCGCCTGGGCGCTTCCCTGGCGCAGCTGTACGGACGGCAGGTCCACCTGAACCTCGACGTGGACCCCGAGGTCCTCGGCGGAGTCCAGGTCCGGATCGGCGACGAGGTCATCAACGGGACCATCGCGGAGCGCCTCGACGAGGCGGCCCGGCGGATGGCCGGCTGA
- a CDS encoding F0F1 ATP synthase subunit B, with protein MNALGFNMAAEVPQNPLIPPIPELVIGLIAFFIVFGILAKKLLPNINKVLEERRQLIEGRMEEAEANQAEAQQVLADYRAQLADARHEAARLRQEAQEQGATLIAEMRAEGQRQREEIIAAGHAQIEADRKQAAQALRQDVGKLAVDLAGKLVGESLEDHARQSRTIDRFLDDVEAKAASDATKAEAGR; from the coding sequence GTGAACGCCCTGGGCTTCAACATGGCGGCGGAGGTTCCTCAGAACCCCCTGATCCCGCCGATTCCAGAGCTGGTCATCGGCCTGATCGCTTTCTTCATCGTCTTCGGCATCCTGGCCAAGAAGCTCCTCCCGAACATCAACAAGGTTCTGGAAGAGCGCCGGCAGCTCATCGAAGGCCGCATGGAGGAAGCCGAGGCGAATCAGGCCGAGGCTCAGCAGGTGCTCGCGGACTACCGGGCACAGCTGGCTGACGCCCGCCACGAGGCCGCGCGACTGCGCCAGGAGGCGCAGGAGCAGGGCGCGACGCTCATCGCTGAGATGCGCGCCGAGGGCCAGCGGCAGCGTGAGGAGATCATCGCTGCCGGTCACGCCCAGATCGAGGCGGACCGGAAGCAGGCCGCGCAGGCACTGCGCCAGGACGTGGGCAAGCTCGCCGTCGACCTGGCCGGCAAGCTCGTCGGGGAGTCCCTTGAGGACCACGCCCGGCAGAGCCGGACCATCGACCGCTTCCTCGACGACGTCGAGGCCAAGGCGGCGTCGGACGCGACGAAGGCTGAGGCCGGACGATGA
- the atpE gene encoding ATP synthase F0 subunit C, with protein MSAALETVNLAAGVTGNLGSIGYGLAAIGPGVGVGIIFGNGTQALARQPEAAGLIRTNQIMGFAFCEALALIGIVMGFLFKA; from the coding sequence ATGTCCGCTGCTCTCGAGACTGTCAACCTCGCCGCCGGCGTCACCGGCAACCTCGGTTCGATCGGTTACGGCCTCGCCGCGATCGGCCCCGGCGTCGGCGTCGGCATCATCTTCGGTAACGGCACCCAGGCCCTGGCCCGTCAGCCCGAGGCCGCCGGCCTGATCCGCACCAACCAGATCATGGGTTTCGCCTTCTGTGAGGCGCTCGCCCTGATCGGCATCGTCATGGGCTTCCTCTTCAAGGCCTGA
- the atpB gene encoding F0F1 ATP synthase subunit A: MLAFETDCHIFSGCGFPAPGLHSFVFKPLFTINGFEFNKIMLLALLSTVVVVWFFWAAFGKAKVVPGKLQMIGEAGYDFVRRGIVYDALGKKEGEKYVPFIVSLFFFVWIMNIWSIIPVAQFPVTSVIAFPAGLAAIVYITWVTLTFKRHGFVGALKNFSGYDKSLGAVLPMLIVIELLSNLIIRPFTHAVRLFANMFAGHLLLLMFTIGTWYLLNGIGVVYAGASFIMTILLTAFELFIQAVQAYVFVLLTANYLQGALAENH, from the coding sequence ATGCTCGCCTTCGAGACCGACTGCCACATCTTTTCCGGGTGCGGCTTCCCTGCTCCCGGGCTTCATTCGTTCGTCTTCAAGCCGCTGTTCACCATCAACGGCTTCGAGTTCAACAAGATCATGCTGCTGGCGCTGCTCAGCACCGTCGTGGTCGTGTGGTTCTTCTGGGCGGCGTTCGGCAAGGCCAAGGTGGTCCCGGGCAAGCTGCAGATGATCGGCGAAGCGGGCTATGACTTCGTGCGCCGAGGGATCGTCTATGACGCCCTCGGGAAGAAGGAGGGCGAGAAGTACGTCCCCTTCATCGTCTCGCTGTTCTTCTTCGTCTGGATCATGAACATCTGGTCGATCATTCCGGTCGCCCAGTTCCCGGTGACGTCGGTCATCGCCTTCCCGGCCGGTCTGGCCGCCATCGTCTACATCACGTGGGTCACCCTGACCTTCAAGAGGCACGGCTTCGTCGGTGCGCTGAAGAACTTCAGCGGCTACGACAAGTCGCTCGGCGCGGTCCTGCCGATGCTGATCGTCATCGAGCTCCTCTCGAACCTGATCATCCGGCCCTTCACTCACGCGGTCCGGCTCTTCGCGAACATGTTCGCCGGCCACCTGCTGCTGCTGATGTTCACGATCGGTACCTGGTACCTGCTGAACGGCATCGGCGTCGTCTACGCCGGCGCCTCGTTCATCATGACCATCCTGCTGACCGCGTTCGAGCTGTTCATCCAGGCCGTGCAGGCGTACGTCTTCGTGCTCCTGACCGCGAACTACCTCCAGGGCGCGCTCGCCGAGAACCACTGA
- a CDS encoding MraY family glycosyltransferase, which translates to MGQPVREYLLTLCVTAAVTYLLTGPVRKFAIAAGAMPEIRARDVHREPTPRLGGIAMFGGLCAGLLVASHLTNLKSVFENSNEPRALLSGAALIWILGVLDDKWGVDALVKLGGQMIAAGVMVLQGLTILWIPIPGVGTVSLTPMQGTLLTVALVVITINAVNFVDGLDGLASGMVCIAAAAFFMYAYRMWFGYGIEAAAPATLFSVVLMGMCLGFLPHNMHPARIFMGDSGSMLIGLVMAAGAVSVTGQVDPDLLNLKAGGLREATHAMVPVYIPLLLPLTVIAVPVADLILAIVRRTWKGQSPFAADRGHLHHRLLEIGHSHSRAVLIMYFWSALIAFGAVAYSANNASMWIVLGIVLLSAVGLVLLLLPRFTPRAPLWAEWMVPPRYRRVAPAATAATAPATDDESAVEPEEEREPVPAGIHGATAIGDRSRFVGRRKADSHR; encoded by the coding sequence ATGGGGCAGCCCGTGCGTGAATACCTGCTGACGCTGTGCGTCACGGCCGCGGTGACCTACCTGCTGACCGGCCCGGTGCGGAAGTTCGCGATCGCGGCCGGGGCGATGCCGGAGATCCGCGCGCGTGATGTGCACCGCGAGCCGACGCCACGGCTCGGCGGCATCGCGATGTTCGGCGGGCTGTGCGCCGGCCTTCTGGTCGCCTCGCATCTGACCAACCTCAAGAGCGTCTTCGAGAACTCCAACGAGCCACGGGCACTGCTCTCCGGCGCCGCGCTGATCTGGATCCTCGGCGTCCTGGACGACAAGTGGGGCGTGGACGCGCTGGTCAAGCTCGGCGGCCAGATGATCGCCGCGGGCGTGATGGTCCTTCAGGGCCTGACGATTCTCTGGATCCCCATCCCCGGTGTCGGCACGGTCTCCCTCACTCCGATGCAGGGCACCCTGCTGACCGTCGCCCTCGTCGTGATCACCATCAACGCGGTCAACTTCGTGGACGGCCTGGACGGTCTCGCCTCCGGCATGGTGTGCATCGCGGCCGCGGCGTTCTTCATGTACGCGTACCGGATGTGGTTCGGCTACGGCATCGAGGCGGCCGCGCCCGCAACGCTGTTCTCGGTCGTTCTGATGGGCATGTGCCTCGGCTTCCTGCCGCACAACATGCATCCGGCGCGGATCTTCATGGGCGACTCGGGCTCGATGCTGATCGGCCTGGTCATGGCCGCGGGCGCGGTCTCGGTGACCGGCCAGGTAGACCCGGACCTGCTGAACCTGAAGGCGGGCGGTCTGCGTGAGGCGACCCACGCGATGGTGCCGGTCTACATCCCGCTGCTGCTGCCGCTGACGGTCATCGCGGTGCCGGTCGCCGACCTGATCCTGGCGATCGTGCGCCGTACGTGGAAGGGCCAGTCGCCGTTCGCCGCCGACCGCGGCCATCTGCACCACCGGCTGCTGGAGATCGGGCACTCGCACAGCCGGGCCGTGCTGATCATGTACTTCTGGTCGGCGCTGATCGCCTTCGGCGCGGTCGCCTACTCCGCGAACAACGCCAGCATGTGGATCGTGCTGGGCATCGTGCTGCTGAGCGCGGTGGGTCTGGTGCTGCTTCTGCTGCCGCGCTTCACACCGCGGGCACCGCTCTGGGCGGAGTGGATGGTTCCGCCGCGGTACCGCCGGGTCGCCCCCGCGGCGACGGCCGCGACGGCCCCGGCGACGGACGACGAGAGCGCCGTCGAGCCGGAGGAGGAGCGGGAACCGGTCCCCGCGGGCATCCACGGTGCCACCGCGATCGGGGACCGCTCACGCTTCGTGGGTCGCCGGAAGGCGGACAGTCACCGCTGA
- the glyA gene encoding serine hydroxymethyltransferase: MPATTASPRSETPDTRSQATGPAPGADPAGTTIEERARAAARDAGSRPAGAPDFAALLRQDPEIAGVLLGESARQSDGLQLIAAENFTSPAVLAALGSPLGNKYAEGYPGARHHGGCEIVDLAERIAVERAKALFGAEHANVQAHSGSSAVLAAYAALLRPGDTVLAMSLPHGGHLTHGSPANFSGRWFDFVGYGVDEETGLLDYDAIRDLARARRPKAIVCGSISYPRHLDYAAFRDIADETGAYLIADVAHPLGLIAGGAAPSPVPYAHVVCGTTHKVLRGPRGGLILCGTKLAERIDRAVFPFTQGGAQMNAVAAKAVAFAEAATPAFGAYAHQVTANARALAEALAGHGLTITTGGTDTHLITADTAPLGLDARTARGRLAAAGIVLDTCALPCAEHPVPCRTGLRLGTAAVTTQGMGEAEMKSVAELIVAALEEDGAVRSRTVALVHGFPPYPDHG; this comes from the coding sequence ATGCCTGCCACCACCGCGTCACCCCGTAGCGAGACCCCGGACACCCGTTCCCAGGCCACCGGACCGGCTCCCGGCGCCGACCCGGCCGGGACGACCATCGAGGAGCGGGCGCGGGCCGCCGCCCGAGACGCCGGCAGCCGGCCGGCCGGCGCCCCGGACTTCGCCGCCCTGCTGCGCCAGGACCCGGAGATCGCCGGCGTACTGCTCGGGGAGAGCGCCCGGCAGAGCGACGGACTGCAGCTGATCGCCGCGGAGAACTTCACCTCACCTGCCGTCCTCGCCGCCCTCGGGTCCCCTCTGGGCAACAAATACGCCGAGGGCTATCCGGGTGCCCGGCACCACGGCGGCTGCGAGATCGTCGACCTCGCCGAGCGGATCGCGGTGGAGCGCGCCAAGGCCCTTTTCGGCGCCGAACACGCCAACGTCCAGGCCCACTCCGGGTCTTCGGCCGTACTGGCCGCCTACGCCGCCCTGCTGCGCCCCGGAGACACCGTCCTGGCCATGTCCCTCCCGCACGGCGGACACCTCACCCACGGATCGCCCGCCAACTTCTCCGGCCGCTGGTTCGACTTCGTCGGCTACGGCGTCGACGAGGAGACCGGCCTCCTCGACTACGACGCGATCCGCGACCTGGCCCGCGCCCGCCGCCCCAAGGCCATCGTCTGCGGCTCGATCTCCTACCCCCGCCACCTCGACTACGCCGCCTTCCGTGACATCGCCGACGAGACCGGCGCCTACCTGATCGCGGATGTCGCCCACCCCCTGGGGCTGATCGCCGGGGGAGCGGCGCCCAGCCCCGTCCCGTACGCCCATGTGGTGTGCGGAACCACACACAAGGTGCTGCGCGGACCGCGCGGCGGGCTGATCCTGTGCGGCACGAAGCTGGCCGAGCGGATCGACCGCGCGGTGTTCCCCTTCACCCAAGGGGGCGCACAGATGAACGCCGTCGCCGCCAAGGCCGTGGCCTTCGCGGAGGCCGCCACGCCCGCCTTCGGCGCGTACGCCCATCAGGTCACCGCCAACGCCCGCGCGCTCGCCGAGGCGCTTGCCGGACACGGTCTGACGATCACCACCGGCGGTACCGACACCCATCTGATCACCGCCGATACCGCCCCGCTCGGCCTGGACGCCCGCACCGCCCGGGGCCGGCTGGCCGCCGCCGGTATCGTGCTGGACACCTGCGCGCTGCCGTGCGCCGAGCACCCGGTGCCCTGCCGGACCGGTCTGCGCCTGGGCACCGCCGCGGTGACCACCCAGGGCATGGGCGAGGCCGAGATGAAGTCGGTCGCCGAGCTGATCGTGGCGGCGCTGGAGGAGGACGGCGCGGTCCGTTCCCGGACCGTCGCTTTGGTCCACGGCTTTCCGCCTTATCCCGATCACGGATGA
- a CDS encoding protein-tyrosine-phosphatase has translation MMAPLGRGIAGPGDDTSVPHSSPFRILHVSTGNVCRSPITERLHRHALELRLGEARSGGLLVESAGTWGHEGAPMETHAATVLTDYGADPAGFLGRELLDEHVIRADLVLTATRDHRAQVISMGHSAGLRTFTLKEFNRLVRAIDPATLPEPDPDLPDGGLVERARALVGAAAALRGWLLAPNPESDEVYDPYGAPITFFRSIGDEINQALDPVVTALTGLPARA, from the coding sequence TTGATGGCGCCCCTGGGGCGTGGCATAGCGGGACCAGGCGACGACACCTCGGTACCCCATTCCTCCCCTTTTCGGATTCTCCACGTCAGCACCGGCAACGTCTGCCGCTCGCCGATCACCGAGCGGCTGCACCGCCATGCCCTGGAACTGCGGCTCGGTGAGGCCCGCAGCGGCGGGCTGCTCGTGGAGAGCGCCGGAACCTGGGGCCACGAGGGCGCCCCGATGGAGACGCACGCCGCCACGGTGCTCACCGACTACGGCGCCGACCCGGCCGGCTTCCTCGGCCGTGAGCTGCTCGACGAGCACGTCATCCGCGCCGACCTGGTGCTCACCGCCACCCGCGACCACCGCGCCCAGGTCATCTCGATGGGCCACTCGGCGGGTCTGCGCACCTTCACGCTGAAGGAGTTCAACCGGCTGGTGCGGGCCATAGACCCCGCCACGCTGCCCGAGCCCGATCCGGACCTGCCGGACGGCGGGCTGGTCGAGCGCGCCCGTGCGCTGGTCGGCGCCGCCGCGGCGCTGCGCGGCTGGCTGCTGGCCCCCAACCCGGAGTCCGACGAGGTCTACGACCCCTACGGCGCCCCCATCACCTTCTTCCGCTCCATCGGCGACGAGATCAACCAGGCGCTCGACCCGGTCGTCACCGCACTCACGGGCCTCCCGGCGCGGGCCTAG
- a CDS encoding L-threonylcarbamoyladenylate synthase: MARRYDCSDATDRTTGLREAASAVRRGELVVLPTDTVYGIGADAFSAEAVGDLLEAKGRGRGMPSPVLVGSPNTLHGLVTDFSEQAWELVDAFWPGALTLVAKHQPSLTWDLGETRGTVAVRMPLHPVAIELLTDFGPMAVSSANLTGHPSPQDCDAAQEMLGDSVSVYLDGGPTPAAVPSSIVDVTGRTPVLLREGAISAEELRKVVPELEVAN; this comes from the coding sequence ATGGCACGGCGATACGACTGCAGCGACGCGACCGACCGCACCACCGGTCTGCGCGAGGCCGCCTCGGCCGTCCGCCGCGGTGAGCTGGTCGTGCTGCCGACCGACACCGTCTACGGCATCGGCGCGGACGCCTTCAGCGCCGAGGCCGTCGGCGACCTGCTGGAGGCCAAGGGCCGCGGCCGCGGTATGCCCTCCCCGGTCCTCGTCGGGTCCCCCAACACCCTGCACGGCCTGGTCACCGACTTCTCCGAGCAGGCCTGGGAGCTGGTCGACGCCTTCTGGCCCGGCGCGCTCACCCTCGTCGCCAAGCACCAGCCGTCGCTGACCTGGGACCTGGGCGAGACCCGTGGCACGGTCGCCGTGCGGATGCCGCTGCACCCGGTCGCGATCGAGCTGCTCACCGACTTCGGTCCGATGGCCGTCTCCAGCGCCAACCTCACCGGCCACCCGTCCCCGCAGGACTGCGACGCCGCACAGGAAATGCTGGGTGACTCGGTCTCCGTCTACCTGGACGGCGGCCCGACGCCCGCCGCCGTACCGTCCTCGATCGTCGATGTCACCGGCAGGACCCCGGTCCTGCTGCGCGAGGGCGCGATCAGCGCGGAAGAACTGCGCAAGGTGGTACCCGAGCTCGAGGTGGCCAATTGA
- the prmC gene encoding peptide chain release factor N(5)-glutamine methyltransferase: MNLLLAEVAQATQRLADAGVPSPRFDAEELASFVHGVKRGELHHVKDADFDARYWEAVARREAREPLQHITGRAFFRYLELSVGPGVFVPRPETESVVGWAIDAVRAMDVVEPLIVDLCTGSGAIALALAQEVPRSRVHAVELSEEALDYARKNVEGSRVVLHHGNALTALPELDGQVDLVVSNPPYIPLTEWEYVAPEARDHDPELALFSGQDGLDTIRGIERTAHRLLRPGGVVVIEHADTQGGQVPWIFTEERGWADAADHPDLNNRPRFATARRATP; encoded by the coding sequence GTGAACCTTCTGCTCGCCGAGGTGGCCCAGGCCACCCAGCGGCTGGCCGACGCCGGTGTGCCCTCGCCGCGCTTCGACGCCGAGGAACTCGCCTCGTTCGTGCACGGCGTCAAACGGGGTGAGCTGCACCACGTCAAGGACGCGGACTTCGACGCCCGCTACTGGGAGGCCGTCGCCCGCCGCGAGGCCCGGGAGCCGCTCCAGCACATCACCGGCCGGGCGTTCTTCCGCTACCTCGAACTCTCCGTGGGGCCAGGGGTGTTCGTCCCCCGCCCGGAGACCGAGTCGGTGGTCGGCTGGGCGATAGACGCCGTACGGGCCATGGATGTCGTCGAGCCGCTGATCGTCGACCTGTGCACCGGCTCCGGGGCGATCGCGCTCGCCCTGGCGCAGGAGGTGCCCCGCTCGCGGGTGCACGCCGTGGAGCTGTCCGAAGAGGCCCTGGACTACGCCCGCAAGAACGTCGAGGGGTCCCGCGTCGTTCTCCATCACGGCAATGCGCTGACCGCGCTTCCCGAACTGGACGGGCAGGTCGACCTGGTCGTCTCCAACCCGCCGTACATCCCGCTGACCGAGTGGGAGTACGTCGCACCCGAGGCCCGCGACCACGACCCCGAGCTCGCGCTGTTCTCGGGCCAGGACGGCCTGGACACCATCCGGGGCATCGAGCGGACCGCACACCGCCTGCTGCGGCCCGGAGGTGTGGTCGTCATCGAGCATGCCGACACCCAGGGCGGGCAGGTGCCGTGGATCTTCACCGAGGAGCGGGGCTGGGCCGATGCGGCCGATCACCCGGACCTCAACAACAGGCCCCGTTTCGCCACCGCGCGCCGGGCGACGCCATGA
- the prfA gene encoding peptide chain release factor 1, whose translation MFEAVEELIGEHADLEKRLADPAVHADQREAMRLNKRYAELTPIIATYRDWKQTGEDMETAREFAADDPDFADEVKELDAQREELTEKLRLLLVPRDPSDDKDVILEVKAGEGGEESALFAGDLLRMYLRYAERAGWKTEILEANESDLGGYKDVQVAVKTKGGGGATEPGQGVWARLKYEGGVHRVQRVPATESQGRIHTSAAGVLVTPEAEEVEVEIGPNDLRIDVYRSSGPGGQSVNTTDSAVRITHLPTGIVVSCQNEKSQLQNKEQALRILRSRLLAAAQEEAEREASDARRSQVRTVDRSERIRTYNFPENRISDHRVGFKAYNLDQVLDGELDPVIQACVDADSAAKLAAAQ comes from the coding sequence ATGTTCGAGGCGGTCGAAGAACTGATCGGCGAGCACGCCGATCTCGAGAAGCGGCTGGCCGACCCCGCGGTCCACGCCGACCAGCGTGAGGCCATGCGGCTCAACAAGCGCTATGCCGAGCTGACCCCGATCATCGCGACGTACCGCGACTGGAAGCAGACCGGCGAGGACATGGAGACCGCGCGCGAATTCGCCGCGGACGACCCGGACTTCGCCGACGAGGTCAAGGAGCTCGACGCGCAGCGCGAGGAGCTCACCGAGAAGCTGCGGCTGCTGCTCGTCCCGCGTGACCCCAGCGACGACAAGGACGTCATCCTCGAGGTCAAGGCCGGTGAGGGCGGCGAGGAGTCCGCGCTGTTCGCCGGCGACCTGCTGCGGATGTATCTGCGCTACGCCGAGCGGGCCGGCTGGAAGACCGAGATCCTGGAGGCCAACGAGTCCGACCTCGGCGGCTACAAGGACGTCCAGGTCGCCGTGAAGACCAAGGGCGGGGGCGGCGCCACCGAGCCCGGACAGGGCGTCTGGGCGCGGCTGAAGTACGAAGGCGGGGTGCACCGCGTCCAGCGGGTGCCCGCCACCGAGTCGCAGGGCAGGATCCACACCTCCGCGGCCGGTGTGCTGGTCACGCCCGAGGCCGAGGAGGTCGAGGTCGAGATCGGCCCCAACGACCTGAGGATCGACGTCTACCGCTCCTCCGGGCCCGGCGGCCAGTCGGTCAACACCACCGACTCCGCGGTGCGCATCACGCATCTGCCCACCGGCATCGTCGTCTCCTGCCAGAACGAGAAGAGCCAGCTCCAGAACAAGGAGCAGGCGCTGCGCATCCTGCGCTCCCGGCTGCTGGCCGCCGCCCAGGAAGAGGCCGAGCGGGAGGCGTCGGACGCCCGGCGCAGCCAGGTCCGCACGGTAGACCGTTCGGAGCGCATCCGTACGTACAACTTCCCGGAAAACCGGATCTCGGACCACCGGGTCGGTTTCAAGGCGTACAACTTGGACCAGGTGCTCGACGGCGAGCTCGACCCGGTCATCCAGGCGTGTGTCGACGCCGACTCGGCCGCCAAGCTCGCCGCCGCCCAGTAA
- the rpmE gene encoding 50S ribosomal protein L31: MKRDIHPEYVETQVSCTCGASFTTRSTVASGSVRADICSECHPFYTGKQKIMDTGGRVARFEARFGKGAAAAKK; the protein is encoded by the coding sequence TTGAAGCGCGACATCCACCCGGAGTACGTCGAGACCCAGGTCAGCTGCACCTGTGGCGCGTCCTTCACCACCCGTAGCACGGTCGCCAGCGGTTCCGTCCGCGCGGACATCTGCTCCGAGTGCCACCCGTTCTACACGGGCAAGCAGAAGATCATGGACACGGGCGGCCGCGTGGCCCGCTTCGAGGCCCGCTTCGGCAAGGGCGCTGCAGCCGCCAAGAAGTAG